The following proteins are encoded in a genomic region of Synergistaceae bacterium:
- a CDS encoding sodium-dependent transporter: MPENSTKTRETFASRLGFIFLSAGCAIGLGNVWRFPFITGKYGGAAFVLIYILFLLFLAMPIMVMEFAVGRASGQSMSRSFLVLRPEHKIWSLWGYIGWAGNYVLMMFYTVVNGWMIAYTYYSFSGKLDGLNPEAVGSFFGGMLANPYELTFWMAVVIIFGALVCWAGLQSGVETITKTMMCGLLLLMIALAVRSVTLDGAGKGIEFYLKPDFSKIITDEAGNFSLSHLFRTLYDALGQAFFTLSIGIGSMAIFGSYIKRDRSLLGESVIITALDTFVALVAGLIIFPACFAYGINPGAGPGLIFVTLPNMFNQMPEGRIWGALFFLFMSFAALSTVVAVFENIVACYMDRFNMSRHSAVAVMTVTIILLSIPCALGFNVWADFQPLGAGTGVLDLEDFIVSNNLLPIGALVYLMFCVTRYGWGWDKFIAEADTGKGLKFPQALRGYFTYVVPLIILLILGMGYYQTFAK; the protein is encoded by the coding sequence ATGCCGGAAAACTCAACAAAGACACGTGAGACTTTCGCAAGCAGGCTCGGCTTCATATTCCTGTCAGCAGGGTGCGCCATCGGTCTCGGAAATGTGTGGCGTTTTCCCTTCATCACCGGCAAATACGGCGGAGCGGCTTTCGTCCTAATCTACATACTGTTCCTGCTGTTTCTTGCCATGCCCATTATGGTTATGGAGTTCGCAGTGGGACGTGCTTCAGGTCAGAGCATGTCGCGGTCATTTCTCGTTCTCAGGCCGGAGCATAAAATCTGGTCGCTCTGGGGCTACATCGGCTGGGCGGGGAATTACGTCCTCATGATGTTCTACACCGTCGTAAACGGTTGGATGATTGCCTACACATATTACTCTTTCTCCGGGAAACTTGACGGCCTTAACCCGGAGGCTGTCGGCTCGTTCTTCGGCGGAATGCTCGCTAATCCCTATGAGCTTACTTTCTGGATGGCTGTCGTGATAATTTTCGGTGCGCTGGTATGCTGGGCAGGACTTCAGAGCGGCGTTGAGACTATCACAAAAACTATGATGTGCGGGCTGTTACTGCTCATGATTGCGCTTGCTGTAAGGTCTGTAACTCTTGACGGAGCCGGGAAAGGTATTGAGTTCTACCTCAAGCCCGATTTCAGCAAGATAATTACGGACGAGGCCGGGAATTTCTCACTGTCTCACCTTTTCAGGACACTTTACGACGCATTAGGGCAGGCATTCTTCACGTTAAGCATCGGCATTGGGTCAATGGCTATTTTCGGGAGCTACATTAAGCGCGACAGGTCATTACTCGGCGAGAGCGTTATTATCACGGCTCTTGATACTTTTGTTGCACTCGTGGCCGGATTGATTATCTTCCCGGCGTGCTTTGCTTACGGCATTAATCCGGGAGCAGGGCCGGGACTGATATTCGTTACACTCCCGAACATGTTTAATCAAATGCCGGAGGGGCGCATATGGGGCGCATTGTTCTTCCTCTTCATGAGCTTTGCGGCTCTGTCTACCGTTGTGGCGGTCTTTGAGAATATTGTCGCCTGCTACATGGACAGGTTCAACATGTCAAGACACAGTGCCGTTGCCGTAATGACCGTAACAATAATCCTGCTCTCTATACCGTGCGCGTTAGGCTTTAATGTGTGGGCGGACTTTCAGCCATTGGGAGCAGGAACGGGCGTTCTTGATCTTGAGGATTTCATTGTCAGCAACAACCTTCTCCCGATTGGCGCACTGGTCTACCTGATGTTCTGCGTTACGCGCTACGGCTGGGGATGGGACAAATTCATAGCAGAGGCCGACACAGGAAAAGGCTTGAAGTTCCCGCAGGCTTTGAGGGGATATTTCACCTATGTAGTGCCGCTGATTATCCTGCTGATATTGGGAATGGGATACTATCAGACATTCGCAAAATAG
- the hpt gene encoding hypoxanthine phosphoribosyltransferase, translated as MSYKLGEVIISRDTIAKRVKALADEIASQAERDKPLVIVGILTGAAFFLTDLVRELPEDLDVRVDFMSVASYGDSTKSSGVVRIFHDLKTNIEGKNVIVVEDIIDSGLTLSHLLGLLQGRNPNSLKVCVLLDKKERRKTEVHVDYCGFSIPDKFVVGYGLDCAGMWRHLKDIKYVIEE; from the coding sequence TTGTCGTACAAACTCGGAGAAGTCATAATCTCACGCGACACTATCGCAAAAAGAGTGAAAGCACTTGCTGACGAAATAGCGTCCCAAGCCGAAAGAGACAAGCCGCTTGTCATCGTAGGAATTTTGACGGGGGCGGCATTTTTCCTGACTGACCTTGTGAGGGAGCTGCCGGAGGATTTAGATGTGAGGGTTGATTTCATGTCCGTAGCGTCTTACGGGGACAGCACGAAATCAAGCGGGGTCGTTCGCATATTCCATGACCTAAAGACTAATATCGAGGGGAAAAATGTTATTGTCGTTGAGGATATTATTGACAGCGGGCTTACACTGTCGCACCTTCTCGGACTGTTGCAGGGGAGAAATCCGAACAGCCTGAAAGTCTGCGTCCTCCTCGACAAGAAAGAACGCAGGAAAACGGAAGTACATGTAGACTACTGCGGGTTCAGCATTCCCGACAAGTTTGTAGTAGGGTACGGGCTTGACTGTGCGGGAATGTGGCGGCACTTGAAGGACATCAAATATGTGATTGAGGAATAA
- a CDS encoding rubredoxin: MTKYVCTVCGYVYDPATGDPDNGVAAGTKWEDVPEDWVCPLCGVGKELFEAQ; this comes from the coding sequence ATGACAAAATACGTCTGCACGGTATGCGGCTATGTCTATGACCCCGCAACAGGAGACCCCGACAACGGAGTAGCCGCAGGAACAAAATGGGAGGATGTCCCGGAAGACTGGGTATGCCCCCTTTGCGGAGTGGGAAAGGAATTATTCGAGGCTCAGTAG
- a CDS encoding dynamin family protein codes for MRLDSSTCPKTLDQWYELCHPEDHIKLAKFEATIYSNEPEVTITRKLYCGDGQYRNFRLYATIQRGKFGKPVKLTGSETTALSAWLSSANEGDTIECPGHDGRARILEAVRLQGIMTLRDTGLIHDMEQENLRLRREIQRRIFARGELHTLPEDFSRAAVIRSRLEDCINSALNVLTGDNRLKALRRSLGETSITIGITGLTSSGKSSFLNALLGERLIPEQTRATTNIPIICREGESRSAKIHYQDGRTDTISGENLTASFMKGIASESHNPGNRSGISRVEISMPGAIIPEGICFVDTPGFDALAGSGGAALRNILPELDMMIYVTPVRARLKGADYDYLRVITAMNDRLVFVLSQIDLERDDTEAGQVIHSAHDKILSDISAIRQDMQKFSGKDYDVIPVSAKNALENFYSKNSQAWRDSNIMDAVDYFADLGNDSYIRALLLRAERSLKIADGAITRREVSGSSRWRLLDVAGKLRGLLADGHNVPEITAGYTFAESVISPKSQSRNILSSLIASMREREFYSRFFSLNAVAGKRKIILLGAERKQSLKLFARLAHNLMLETLPDGGMTSGEWLYTGHTPPFECVRLSGSGGACTALIAPSDRDIPQGVDWHKLFREFVPVVSVDLARVDSGLSDLVNSPYITGLALSEWVMAFGNAGMFDTRQIDLVSQVPERVAEFVELNGIKSPEWFIYENYKIF; via the coding sequence ATGAGGCTTGACTCTTCCACTTGCCCGAAAACTTTAGATCAGTGGTACGAATTATGCCACCCCGAAGATCATATAAAGCTCGCAAAGTTCGAGGCCACTATTTACAGCAATGAACCTGAAGTTACCATCACTAGAAAGCTATACTGCGGGGACGGTCAGTACAGAAATTTCCGGCTTTACGCGACTATTCAGCGGGGGAAATTCGGAAAGCCCGTAAAACTCACAGGGTCAGAAACTACAGCCCTTTCCGCGTGGCTTTCGTCAGCAAATGAAGGAGACACAATAGAATGCCCCGGCCATGACGGAAGAGCTAGAATACTTGAGGCCGTAAGGCTACAGGGCATAATGACACTGCGCGACACCGGGCTTATTCATGACATGGAGCAGGAAAATCTCAGACTTCGCCGGGAAATTCAGCGGAGAATTTTTGCGCGGGGTGAGCTTCACACACTCCCTGAAGATTTCAGCAGGGCGGCGGTCATTCGCTCACGGCTTGAGGACTGTATCAATTCCGCGCTCAATGTCCTTACGGGCGACAACAGGCTGAAGGCGTTACGGCGGTCGCTGGGCGAGACTTCAATCACAATAGGCATAACGGGATTAACGTCAAGCGGAAAATCATCATTCCTTAACGCGCTTTTAGGGGAGCGTCTCATTCCCGAACAGACTCGCGCAACAACTAACATCCCAATAATATGCAGGGAAGGCGAATCACGGTCAGCAAAAATACACTATCAGGACGGACGCACGGACACTATCAGCGGGGAAAATCTCACAGCCTCATTCATGAAGGGCATTGCGTCAGAGAGCCATAATCCCGGAAACAGGTCTGGCATTTCACGTGTAGAAATCTCTATGCCCGGCGCAATTATCCCGGAAGGTATATGCTTTGTCGACACTCCCGGATTTGACGCTCTTGCAGGGTCAGGAGGGGCGGCACTCCGTAACATTCTGCCCGAACTCGACATGATGATTTACGTTACACCCGTAAGAGCGCGGCTTAAAGGGGCGGACTATGACTACCTGAGAGTCATTACGGCCATGAATGACAGACTCGTGTTCGTGCTGTCGCAGATTGACTTAGAGAGAGACGACACGGAAGCAGGGCAGGTAATACACTCGGCGCATGACAAGATACTTTCTGACATAAGCGCGATACGTCAGGACATGCAGAAATTCAGCGGCAAAGATTACGATGTCATACCAGTGTCAGCAAAAAACGCCCTCGAAAATTTCTACAGCAAAAACTCTCAGGCTTGGCGCGACTCTAACATCATGGACGCTGTAGACTATTTCGCGGATTTAGGGAATGACTCATACATTCGGGCATTGCTTCTCAGGGCAGAGCGTTCGCTGAAGATTGCTGACGGTGCAATAACGCGCAGGGAGGTCAGCGGGTCTTCACGGTGGCGGCTTCTTGATGTGGCGGGGAAACTGCGCGGGCTTCTTGCTGACGGTCATAATGTCCCGGAAATTACAGCGGGGTATACATTTGCCGAAAGCGTCATCAGTCCCAAGAGTCAGAGCCGTAATATTCTGTCGTCCCTCATAGCGTCAATGCGTGAGAGAGAATTTTACTCCCGTTTCTTTTCGCTGAATGCTGTGGCCGGGAAACGCAAAATAATTCTCTTAGGCGCAGAACGTAAACAGAGCCTGAAACTTTTTGCCCGTCTCGCTCACAATCTCATGCTAGAGACACTTCCCGACGGCGGAATGACATCGGGCGAATGGCTGTATACCGGGCATACTCCGCCGTTTGAGTGCGTCAGGCTTTCCGGGAGCGGGGGCGCGTGTACCGCACTTATTGCGCCGTCTGACAGGGATATTCCGCAGGGGGTAGACTGGCATAAATTATTCCGGGAATTTGTGCCTGTGGTCAGCGTTGACTTGGCGCGGGTTGACTCTGGGCTGTCTGACCTCGTGAACTCGCCGTATATTACCGGGCTTGCGCTGTCGGAGTGGGTTATGGCTTTCGGAAACGCGGGAATGTTCGACACAAGGCAGATTGATTTAGTGTCGCAGGTGCCGGAAAGAGTCGCAGAATTTGTTGAGCTTAACGGGATTAAGAGTCCTGAGTGGTTCATTTACGAGAACTACAAAATTTTCTGA
- the nudC gene encoding NAD(+) diphosphatase — MMMIFSGNMILIREGCYDFSDGEISGLDVIMSSRELPGVWKNLPAWLDVKEPANLADGMRLVTLRELWHMAGDKAFTVASGALQFASWNRSAHYCIKCGGKIFPHSDDYGRECESCGAVYYAPISPAVITAVENDGKLLLAHNAAWPDDRYSIIAGFVEPGERLEEAVTREIREEVNISVRNIKYYGSQTWPFPNSLMLGFTAEYESGEVLPDGNEILKAGFYSPSEIMNMNIPDEASIARRLIDNFLRKFCSSRK; from the coding sequence ATGATGATGATATTTTCCGGGAACATGATATTAATCCGTGAAGGGTGTTATGATTTTTCTGACGGTGAAATCTCCGGGCTTGATGTGATAATGTCCTCGCGAGAACTGCCGGGAGTGTGGAAAAATCTTCCTGCGTGGCTTGACGTGAAAGAGCCTGCGAATCTTGCTGACGGTATGAGGCTTGTTACTCTGCGTGAATTGTGGCACATGGCCGGGGATAAAGCGTTCACGGTGGCATCCGGTGCATTACAGTTTGCTTCATGGAACAGATCCGCGCATTACTGCATAAAGTGCGGGGGGAAAATCTTTCCTCATTCAGACGATTACGGCCGGGAATGTGAGTCCTGCGGGGCAGTGTACTACGCGCCAATATCGCCTGCGGTGATTACGGCTGTGGAGAATGACGGGAAATTGCTGCTTGCCCATAATGCTGCGTGGCCTGATGACCGTTACAGCATTATAGCGGGGTTCGTTGAGCCGGGAGAAAGGCTTGAAGAGGCCGTAACACGTGAAATCCGCGAGGAAGTGAATATCTCTGTGAGGAACATAAAGTATTACGGCTCTCAGACATGGCCGTTCCCTAACTCGTTAATGTTGGGATTCACGGCGGAATATGAGTCGGGTGAAGTTTTGCCGGACGGAAACGAGATACTGAAGGCCGGATTTTATTCCCCGTCAGAAATCATGAATATGAATATCCCTGACGAGGCAAGCATAGCCCGCAGACTCATCGATAACTTTCTCAGAAAATTTTGTAGTTCTCGTAAATGA